ATCCGCCCCAGCTGTGGATCCCGTCGCCCCGCTGCCATTCGTGGACCCCGTCGCCTCACCGCCATTCGTGGACCCCGTCGCCCCCGGCTGCCATCCGCGTCACCCCATCGCCTCGGCCACCGACGGTCGACACCATGGCCCCGGCCGCCGTCCGCATCGCCCCGCCTACCCCGTCGACCGGCTGTTGTTTGCCCGTCTACGCCACCCTGACCCCGGCCGCCGATGCGCCTCCCTGGCAGCCATCCTCCTGTAGGTGTGGTTAGGCCTGGGcgttcggtctattcgggttgttcggttcggtctattcgggttaCGAGAATTTCGGGTTCTGAATTTTGAGAACCGAAGTTTTTGGAAAAATTGCAGGAACCGAACCCGTATAACTCGAAAATTTCGGTTCGGTCTATTCGGTTCCCCGAAATAACCGAACAAAGCCACTACTCAGATCACACAATGAGATAAATAGTGACAGAAATTGACTAGAAAATAATTTAACCATAGTACCAGTACCACAATACGTCACCACAGGACAAGAGACTAGGAAataacttaacaagttcatgaCAAACAAATTTAAAAGTCTTGACAAACACCAGGTGGCAGCCTGACAGGCTCCATCCTTAATCATCCAAAGAAAATGCAACTTGCCAACACCTTCCAGGCTTCCACGGTTCCACCCTTCTCCATGACTCCATACATGCATGTTGGCTGTAACAGCAGTACAGCACAACACCAGCAGACAGCACGAGCAACCTAAAGAATTGGAAAATTAAATTCTTCATTCACTAGAATTACAACAGCAAAGATATATGGTGGAATTTCAAACGCAACATTTTCTCAACATTTCGGTTCTTTGAGTCTATTCGGGTTTCAGGAGAACGGAACCGAAACCGACACCGAAAACCGAACAGTTTGATTTTAGGAACCGAAACCGAAAACCGAAAACCGAATAGACCGAAAATTCGGTctattcggttcggttcgggttCGGTTTTTCGGTTTTAAGTGCTCATGCCCGTGTTTTTTCATAGTGGGCATGGGCGTAACTTGCTACCCGTGGCGGGTAGCGGGCGCGAGTGCGGTTGTGGTTTtttgctcgcgggtgcgggtttgtgACATTGGTGTCCACGGGTAAaatacccgttgccatctataGTCCGGATCCGTAGGTAAAATAGCCGTTGCCATCTAAGATCCGGAAGATGCGGCGGGCGCCGGCCCGGCCATTCGttcgtcgtcctcgtccacaTCATCCTCGCCCGACGCCATGGCTTCCTCTCCGCTCGCACCGCCCCGGACCTACTGGCCCCTAGCGCCcaacctgccgccgccgccgccgccgccttgtggCTGTCGCCCTCCTCGCCGCACGGCTGCGGCCGCACGCCGGCCCCTGCGCGCGCGAGCCAGAGCGACGAGTCCTGGCGCCGGCTCGCCCCCCGCGGCGACGCCGACGGAGGAGCACACCAAGCGGTGCCTGAGGTGCGGCGGCCTGTACCGGGACGAGGAGAACCACCCGACCGCCTGCGCCTTCCACGGCCACGTCACAGGTACCCGACCCTCCTCCACGTTTTTGGCTTTTGGTGGGCTTGCAAAATGTCTTCCCTCGTGGGGGCCCAGTACTATTTTTTTTGGGCTAGTGTGATGGAGGCCCACGCATTTTCGGGGGGCTAATTCGTTTGTCTGAGCGTATGCCATGCGCGTGGCATTgcatcgcatcgcatcgcatcgcaGGTGAGAAGGGGCTGTTCTCGCTGTCACCGCCGCACCAGGGGATCGACGGCGAGTGGAGCGACAGGAGCGGGGTCATCGTCTACCGCTGGAACGATGAGGGGAGCCGCCCCAGCACCGGCCGCGCCAACTGGAAGAAGCGCTGGAGCTGCTGCCAGGAGCGCGACGAGGACGCGCCGCCGTGTCAGCGCGGGTGCCACGTCTCCTACGACGACGGCCACACCCTCTTCTAGCTCTCGCTCTTCTTGGGTGTCAATAGAATCTTGTCAAGTCACTGCTCTGTCGAGACGGCAATAAAATCTTGTACTATACGAATAAGATCACAAACTTCTCTGATGTAAGTTATTTCTTGTTTAGATCttacttcaatttttttttgtttagatcactttggcGCCAATTAATTGTATTAGTCTGCTTTTGTCGCCATGGCCGCAAGCATGTTCCTGGGCCCAAGGCTGCCCAGGCTCGACAGCAaagcaattttttttataaaaaaatagaacTACAAGCTCGGGGAGTCAGGTTTAATTCCCCGCGCGACGCGAATATTCCCGTCCTCTTCTCCGCTTCTCCGGACACAACCCCACGCTGACGCTAGCCGACTCCAAGGTCGCTTCCATTCCATTTATCGCAGTTGCTGTCACgaacccctcccctccctcctccacggCTCCCTGGGCGCCACCTCTCTCGCTGGCTCACCGAGAACCGCACGTCCGCGCCTTCCCTCCCCCCGCCGGTCTCGCCGCGGGCACGCGCGTGCGGGCGCCATGGTGGTCTCCTACACGCAGGAGCACGTGTACCGCCACCCCTGGCACCGCGtcaccgcggcggcgtggcgcaagTTCACGgacccggccgcgcgcgccgcctccgGGGCGCTCGCGCACATCCTCGACGTCCACACGCTGTCCTGCGACGTGGACCGCCGCTCCGGCCGCCTGCGCGCCATCGCGGGCCggacccagccgccgccgctcctcctccgcggcctcctcgcgccggcggcggcgtggtcgtgcTCTGCGTCGAGCGCACGGACGTGGACGCGCCCGCGCGGGACATGCGGGTGGCCTCCCGCAACGCCACGCTCCGGGGCCTCGTGGACGTCGAGGAGCGCTGCAGCTACGCGCCCCACCCGGAGCGGCCCGACGAGTGGACGCTGTTCCGGCAGGAGACCACCATCCGCTgcgcgccgctggccgccgtgGCGCCGGCCCGGGTGGCCGAGCTCGTGGAACGCCGCTGCGCGGAGAGGTTCACCAAGAATGCGGACAAGGGGAGGGAGGTCGTGGAGAGGATATGCGCGGAcctcgcggcggagcaggaCGGGATTGACGAGACAAGGTGAACGGCAAACAATGGCAGTGGTCTAGGGCGGTTCCGTTTTACCATCATCGTGCGCAGCCTTCGTGATTTGTACAGTACGGTAAATAAATGAAAATGGTCAGATTCACTGTTCAAAATATTTGTGTCACGAGCCAGCAAGGTTGGGGACGGGAATTTGGGGGAAATCTGCAAGGAATTTGGGGATTGGGGCCTGGGGTTATAACACGGAGGGAACCCGCGAGGAAGGCCGAGTTGTATTACGACTGGATTAGACTAGAGTTTTCTGAGGTTTGTAATCCATACGCTACAACCATTCCGGGATGATTTATACTC
This portion of the Panicum virgatum strain AP13 chromosome 2N, P.virgatum_v5, whole genome shotgun sequence genome encodes:
- the LOC120661060 gene encoding uncharacterized protein LOC120661060, which produces MASSPLAPPRTYWPLAPNLPPPPPPPCGCRPPRRTAAAARRPLRARARATSPGAGSPPAATPTEEHTKRCLRCGGLYRDEENHPTACAFHGHVTGEKGLFSLSPPHQGIDGEWSDRSGVIVYRWNDEGSRPSTGRANWKKRWSCCQERDEDAPPCQRGCHVSYDDGHTLF